One Microvirga thermotolerans DNA window includes the following coding sequences:
- a CDS encoding ABC transporter substrate-binding protein: protein MAIRLVFILALLVCFPAIAGEPTAVRVGILKFGTVSWEMDTIEAHRLDEKNGIRLVTSTYATNEAAKIALLTQAVDIIVTDWPWAARQRAEGRSLSFFPYSKATGMLLVKPGSAIGALSDLKGKRIGVAGGPLDKSWLLLRALSRRETGEDVASSAKPVFGAPPLLGEEFSQGRIDAVLTYWHYAARLQADGAKLLLTVADIVKGLGARPDVPILGYVFLEPWALQNREALDGFLRASAEAKALLARSDQEWIRLEPLLGTSDPKVRAVLKEGYREGIIERWSGEERRDAARLYDILAELGGEALVGPARRLDPAVFWPSHSEWGGQ, encoded by the coding sequence ATGGCGATCCGGCTCGTCTTCATCCTCGCGCTGCTGGTGTGCTTCCCTGCAATCGCAGGAGAGCCCACGGCCGTCCGGGTCGGGATTCTCAAGTTCGGAACCGTGTCCTGGGAGATGGACACCATCGAGGCTCACCGTCTCGACGAGAAGAACGGCATTCGGCTCGTCACCTCGACCTATGCGACGAACGAGGCGGCGAAGATCGCCCTGCTCACGCAGGCCGTGGATATCATCGTCACAGACTGGCCATGGGCCGCCCGCCAGAGAGCGGAGGGCAGGTCGTTGAGCTTTTTCCCCTATTCCAAGGCGACCGGGATGCTGCTGGTCAAGCCCGGTTCGGCAATCGGCGCGCTTTCGGATCTGAAGGGAAAGCGCATCGGCGTCGCCGGAGGCCCTCTCGACAAGAGCTGGCTGCTGCTTCGGGCTCTCTCCCGCCGCGAAACGGGCGAGGACGTCGCAAGCTCCGCGAAGCCGGTCTTCGGCGCGCCGCCCCTTCTCGGCGAGGAATTCTCGCAGGGTCGTATCGATGCGGTTCTGACCTACTGGCACTATGCGGCCCGTTTGCAGGCGGACGGCGCAAAGCTCCTGCTGACGGTGGCGGACATCGTGAAGGGTCTCGGCGCGCGCCCGGACGTTCCGATCCTCGGATATGTCTTCCTGGAGCCCTGGGCCTTGCAGAACCGGGAGGCTCTCGACGGATTCCTGCGGGCCTCGGCGGAGGCGAAGGCCCTGCTCGCGCGCTCAGACCAGGAATGGATCCGCCTGGAGCCCCTCCTCGGCACGTCCGACCCCAAAGTTCGCGCCGTCCTGAAGGAAGGCTACCGCGAGGGGATCATCGAACGGTGGAGCGGCGAGGAGCGCCGCGATGCGGCGCGCCTCTACGACATTCTGGCCGAACTCGGTGGCGAGGCTCTCGTCGGACCGGCGCGTCGGCTCGACCCTGCGGTCTTCTGGCCCTCGCACAGCGAATGGGGCGGACAATGA
- a CDS encoding dihydrolipoamide acetyltransferase family protein, whose translation MGEHVIKMPDVGEGIAEAELVEWHVKVGDLVREDTILAAVMTDKATVEIPSPVEGKILWLGAEVGDVVAIGSPLIRLEVEGEGNAPSAPSEVPRPERPAAVPPAEAPQPAPAESGQRSAEPAERKVQETKPVQSRASEPLPMRAVARSEGEKPLASPAVRLRAREAGIDLRQVPGSGPAGRITHEDLDRFVAHGRQPAKGPGLVPNTSVQDIKVIGLRRKIAEKMALSKSRIPHITYVEEVDMTALEDLRAVLNGQRQQDRPKLTILPFLMRAMARAIAEQPHLNALYDDEAGIVHQHGGIHIGIATQTGAGLVVPVVRHVEARDLWSCGAELNRLSEAAKAGTATREDLTGSTITITSLGALGGIVTTPVINHPEVAIVGVNKIAVRPVWDGTTFVPRKMMNLSSSFDHRIIDGWDAAVFIQRIKTLLETPALIFMEG comes from the coding sequence ATGGGTGAGCACGTCATCAAGATGCCGGACGTGGGCGAAGGCATCGCCGAGGCGGAGCTGGTGGAGTGGCACGTCAAGGTCGGCGACCTCGTGCGGGAGGACACGATCCTCGCCGCCGTCATGACCGATAAGGCGACGGTCGAGATCCCCTCTCCGGTCGAGGGAAAGATCCTGTGGCTCGGCGCCGAAGTGGGCGATGTCGTGGCCATCGGCTCGCCGCTGATCAGGCTGGAGGTGGAGGGCGAAGGCAATGCACCTTCCGCTCCCTCGGAGGTGCCGCGGCCTGAAAGGCCTGCCGCTGTGCCGCCGGCCGAGGCGCCGCAGCCCGCACCGGCGGAGAGTGGGCAAAGGTCGGCAGAGCCTGCCGAGCGGAAGGTGCAGGAGACGAAGCCGGTCCAGTCCCGCGCATCGGAGCCTCTCCCCATGCGGGCTGTCGCCAGGAGCGAAGGGGAGAAACCCCTGGCCTCTCCCGCCGTCCGGTTGCGGGCGCGAGAGGCGGGAATCGATCTTCGGCAGGTGCCGGGCTCCGGACCTGCCGGCCGGATCACCCATGAGGATCTGGATCGTTTCGTCGCGCACGGACGCCAGCCGGCGAAAGGCCCCGGGCTCGTACCGAACACCTCAGTCCAGGACATCAAGGTCATCGGCCTGCGGCGCAAGATCGCCGAGAAAATGGCGCTGTCGAAGTCCCGCATCCCGCATATCACCTATGTGGAGGAGGTGGACATGACGGCGCTGGAGGATCTGCGCGCCGTCCTGAACGGGCAGCGGCAGCAGGACCGGCCGAAGCTGACGATCCTGCCGTTCCTCATGCGCGCCATGGCTAGGGCCATCGCGGAGCAGCCGCACCTGAACGCGCTCTACGACGACGAGGCCGGGATCGTTCATCAGCACGGCGGGATCCATATCGGCATCGCCACCCAGACAGGCGCGGGCCTCGTGGTTCCCGTGGTCAGGCATGTGGAGGCGCGCGACCTCTGGAGCTGCGGCGCCGAACTCAACCGCCTTTCCGAGGCCGCGAAGGCGGGAACCGCGACGCGGGAGGACCTGACCGGTTCGACCATCACCATCACCTCGCTCGGCGCCTTGGGCGGCATCGTGACGACGCCGGTGATCAACCATCCGGAGGTCGCCATCGTCGGCGTCAACAAGATCGCGGTCCGCCCCGTCTGGGACGGCACGACTTTCGTACCGCGGAAAATGATGAATCTCTCGTCGAGCTTCGATCATCGGATCATCGACGGATGGGACGCGGCCGTCTTCATTCAGCGCATCAAGACGCTGCTGGAGACGCCGGCGCTGATCTTCATGGAAGGCTGA
- a CDS encoding DMT family transporter has translation MNLSILLPFLGIVAGGAMLAAQAPVNASLARAVGDPLLAACISFGIGFLALSVIGLARGAWPTGAALAGAPWWSWLGGVLGAFYVAVVIWGVPKLGAVSTIAALVFGQLVAALVLDALGAFGLPVHAVSWQRLLAATLIFSGLLLSRAG, from the coding sequence ATGAACCTCTCGATCCTGCTCCCCTTCCTCGGCATCGTCGCCGGCGGAGCGATGCTCGCCGCCCAGGCGCCCGTCAACGCTTCCCTGGCGCGGGCGGTGGGCGATCCCCTGCTGGCGGCTTGCATCTCGTTCGGAATCGGTTTCCTCGCGCTGTCTGTCATTGGACTCGCACGCGGGGCCTGGCCGACGGGCGCAGCGCTGGCGGGAGCGCCGTGGTGGTCCTGGCTCGGCGGCGTGCTCGGCGCCTTCTACGTCGCCGTCGTGATCTGGGGCGTGCCGAAGCTCGGTGCCGTGAGCACGATCGCGGCGCTCGTCTTCGGGCAGCTCGTCGCCGCGCTCGTCCTTGACGCCCTGGGCGCCTTCGGGCTGCCGGTCCATGCCGTATCGTGGCAGCGGCTCCTCGCCGCCACGCTGATCTTCTCCGGCCTTCTCCTGTCCCGCGCGGGCTGA
- a CDS encoding ABC transporter permease, translated as MTGSIRRWQGIPSILLLLALWQAGAMLAGSRLLPGPMAVFTVMAQETASGELPFHLGFSLARVGIAFVVAMIVGTAIGLVLGRSRGIDRWLYPWLIVLLNIPALIVIILTYIWMGLTEAALLIAVAVNKIPSVAVTLREGAGTLDRDFAEVAQIYEFGPLKTLRTVVLPQLAPYLLAAARNGLSLVWKIVLVAELLGRSNGVGFQLQTYFQLFDVPRVMAYAIAFVGCVLVLEAFLFRPVEQSAGQWRRQP; from the coding sequence ATGACGGGAAGCATCCGCCGCTGGCAGGGAATCCCTTCGATCCTTCTCCTTCTTGCGCTCTGGCAGGCGGGAGCGATGCTCGCAGGCAGCCGGCTTCTGCCAGGCCCAATGGCCGTCTTCACCGTCATGGCGCAGGAGACCGCAAGCGGCGAACTGCCATTCCATCTGGGTTTTTCCCTCGCCCGGGTCGGCATCGCCTTCGTCGTGGCGATGATCGTCGGGACGGCGATCGGGCTTGTGCTCGGCAGGAGCCGGGGCATCGACCGGTGGCTCTACCCGTGGCTGATCGTCCTCCTGAACATCCCGGCCCTCATCGTCATCATCCTGACCTATATCTGGATGGGCCTCACGGAGGCTGCGCTTCTCATCGCCGTTGCCGTCAACAAGATCCCGAGCGTCGCCGTCACCCTGCGCGAGGGCGCAGGCACTCTGGATCGTGACTTTGCCGAGGTCGCGCAGATCTATGAGTTCGGACCGTTAAAGACCCTTCGCACGGTCGTCCTCCCGCAGCTCGCTCCCTACCTGCTGGCGGCAGCGAGGAACGGCCTGTCCCTGGTGTGGAAGATCGTGCTCGTGGCGGAGCTTCTCGGGCGCTCGAACGGCGTCGGCTTCCAGCTTCAGACCTACTTTCAGCTCTTCGACGTCCCGCGGGTCATGGCCTATGCCATCGCCTTCGTGGGCTGCGTCCTGGTGCTGGAGGCATTCCTCTTCAGGCCGGTGGAGCAATCTGCCGGGCAGTGGCGGCGCCAGCCATGA
- the lpdA gene encoding dihydrolipoyl dehydrogenase: protein MKDISCKLLVVGAGPGGYVCAIRAGQLGIDTVIVDPGKPGGTCLNVGCIPSKALIHAAEEYEKIVQWAEDGSPLGISVSRPELDLARTIAWKDRIVGRLNGGVSGLLKKARVKIVQGWATFRDGKTVAVETETGLQVIRAENVVIATGSAPIELPILPFGGPVISSTEALSLTEVPKRLVVVGGGYIGLELGTAFAKMGAGVTVVEAQPRILPQYDAELTQPVLKRLRELGVEVLTGASAAGLDRTSHSLMVRTADERDIRLPADRILVTVGRRPVTEGWGIEQLVLDMDGRFIRIDDRCRTSMRGVYAIGDVTGEPMLAHRAMAQGEMVAEIVAGHPRVWDKRSIPAVCFTDPEIVSVGLGPEEARAAGQEVRVGLFPFSANGRAMTKLGEQGFVRVVARADNHLVLGIQAVGHGVSELSAAFSLALEMGARLEDIAGTVHAHPTQGEGFQEAALKALGYSLHI, encoded by the coding sequence ATGAAGGACATCTCCTGCAAACTGCTCGTCGTGGGCGCGGGACCGGGGGGCTATGTCTGCGCCATCCGCGCGGGACAACTGGGAATCGATACGGTCATCGTCGATCCCGGCAAGCCGGGGGGAACCTGCCTGAATGTCGGCTGCATCCCGTCGAAGGCGCTGATCCATGCGGCCGAGGAATACGAGAAGATCGTTCAGTGGGCCGAGGATGGGAGCCCGCTGGGCATTTCCGTGTCGAGGCCGGAGCTCGACCTCGCCCGCACGATAGCCTGGAAGGACCGCATCGTCGGGCGTCTCAACGGAGGCGTCTCGGGACTGCTCAAGAAGGCCCGGGTCAAGATCGTTCAGGGATGGGCGACGTTCCGGGACGGGAAGACGGTCGCGGTGGAGACCGAGACCGGCCTGCAGGTCATCCGGGCCGAGAACGTCGTGATCGCGACGGGCTCTGCGCCGATCGAGCTGCCCATCCTGCCTTTCGGCGGTCCCGTCATCTCGTCGACGGAGGCCTTGTCGCTCACAGAGGTGCCGAAGCGGCTCGTCGTGGTGGGCGGCGGCTACATCGGCCTCGAACTCGGCACGGCTTTCGCCAAGATGGGCGCGGGCGTCACCGTTGTGGAGGCGCAGCCCCGGATCCTTCCCCAGTACGATGCGGAGCTGACCCAGCCCGTTCTCAAGAGGCTGCGGGAGCTCGGCGTGGAGGTTCTCACCGGAGCGTCGGCGGCGGGGCTGGACCGGACCAGCCATTCACTGATGGTCAGGACGGCGGACGAACGCGACATCCGTCTGCCGGCGGACAGGATCCTCGTCACGGTCGGCAGGAGACCGGTGACGGAGGGGTGGGGGATCGAGCAACTCGTTCTCGACATGGACGGGCGCTTCATCCGGATCGACGACCGCTGCCGGACCTCCATGCGCGGGGTCTACGCCATCGGCGACGTCACGGGGGAGCCGATGCTGGCACACCGCGCCATGGCGCAGGGGGAGATGGTTGCCGAGATCGTCGCCGGTCATCCGCGGGTATGGGACAAGCGGTCCATTCCCGCCGTCTGCTTCACGGATCCGGAGATCGTTTCGGTCGGCCTCGGGCCCGAGGAGGCGCGCGCGGCCGGGCAGGAGGTGCGGGTCGGGCTCTTCCCGTTTTCCGCCAACGGCCGCGCCATGACGAAGCTCGGCGAGCAGGGCTTCGTGCGGGTCGTCGCCAGGGCCGACAATCACCTCGTCCTCGGGATCCAGGCGGTCGGTCACGGCGTGTCGGAGCTGTCCGCCGCCTTCTCCCTGGCCCTCGAGATGGGGGCCCGCCTCGAGGACATCGCCGGAACCGTTCACGCCCACCCCACGCAAGGAGAAGGATTCCAGGAGGCTGCCCTCAAGGCACTCGGCTACAGCCTCCACATCTGA
- a CDS encoding ABC transporter substrate-binding protein, with protein MRPLVLFLALFVAAPAHAEREGLSIAVVRQERQETSPVSPLDDAAFDEGTAGARLGLADITTTGRFTDQRFRLIERSFAAGADPAGIVEDVSRQGARFIVTVADAAATRSIAEAASMAGVLVLNAQAPDDTLRNESCAKNLLHTVPSRAMLADGLAQYLAFKRWKRWFLVSGRGEGDRLLAEAFRRSARKFGAEIVVEKEWTFRPGNARADTGHVSLQSEIPAFTQVPDYDVLVVADEGREFGDYLEGRTARPRPVAGSHGLVATGWSPVTEQWGATQLQSRFMRMAKRRMTAVDYAAWAAVRSIGEAAFRTDSEDAETVASYLRGPDFLLSGFKGQGQSFRPWDGQMRQPILIAGPRLLVSVSPQPGFLHRTSQLDTLGQDREESRCKL; from the coding sequence GTGAGACCGCTTGTCCTGTTCCTCGCGCTTTTCGTTGCTGCGCCGGCCCATGCGGAGCGGGAGGGCCTGAGCATTGCCGTCGTCAGGCAGGAGCGCCAGGAGACCTCGCCCGTATCGCCGCTCGACGATGCGGCTTTCGACGAAGGAACCGCCGGGGCACGCCTTGGCCTTGCGGACATCACGACGACGGGACGGTTCACGGACCAGCGCTTCAGGCTCATCGAACGATCATTTGCCGCCGGCGCAGATCCCGCCGGCATCGTCGAAGATGTGTCGCGGCAAGGGGCCCGGTTCATCGTCACGGTTGCGGACGCGGCGGCCACGCGCTCCATCGCGGAAGCCGCGAGCATGGCCGGTGTTCTGGTGCTCAATGCTCAGGCACCGGACGATACGCTTCGGAACGAATCGTGTGCGAAGAACCTTCTGCATACGGTCCCGAGTCGCGCCATGCTGGCCGATGGACTCGCCCAGTATCTGGCTTTCAAGCGCTGGAAGCGCTGGTTCCTCGTTTCGGGGCGAGGCGAGGGCGACCGGCTTCTGGCGGAGGCGTTCCGCCGCTCGGCACGAAAATTCGGCGCGGAGATCGTCGTCGAGAAGGAATGGACCTTTCGGCCCGGCAACGCGCGGGCCGACACGGGTCATGTCTCGCTTCAGAGCGAGATTCCCGCCTTCACGCAGGTGCCGGATTACGATGTCCTGGTCGTGGCCGATGAAGGCCGCGAATTCGGAGACTATCTGGAAGGGCGCACGGCTCGGCCCCGGCCGGTAGCAGGAAGCCATGGCCTGGTGGCGACGGGCTGGAGCCCCGTCACCGAACAATGGGGTGCAACCCAGCTGCAGAGCCGGTTCATGCGGATGGCGAAACGGCGCATGACCGCGGTCGATTACGCGGCCTGGGCCGCAGTCCGGTCCATCGGAGAAGCGGCTTTCCGCACGGACTCTGAGGATGCGGAAACCGTTGCATCGTATTTGCGCGGCCCCGACTTCCTGCTGTCCGGCTTCAAGGGGCAGGGCCAGAGCTTCCGGCCCTGGGACGGGCAGATGCGTCAGCCGATCCTCATCGCCGGGCCGCGGCTGCTCGTCTCCGTCTCGCCGCAGCCAGGCTTTCTCCATCGCACCTCCCAACTGGACACGCTGGGACAGGACAGAGAGGAAAGCAGATGCAAGCTTTGA
- a CDS encoding ABC transporter ATP-binding protein yields the protein MKIVIRRKEYPGREGARERCILRNFELSLGQGETCAVIGPSGIGKSSLLQIVAGLDMDFQGLVSDRPKPVGYLFQASRLLPWLTALQNLEVVLPRSRGGAREWLSRIGLDDAAHLYPSHLSVGMARRIALARALCVEPRLLLLDEPFAALDRDTARQMQALVREEVARLGATLLIATHSWSDVAALVERTVTLGGAPAGIVEDSPVRQRRAGE from the coding sequence ATGAAGATCGTGATCAGGCGCAAGGAATATCCGGGGCGGGAAGGCGCACGAGAGCGCTGCATCCTCCGGAACTTCGAACTCTCTCTTGGACAGGGCGAGACCTGTGCAGTCATCGGTCCGTCGGGCATTGGCAAGTCGAGCCTGCTGCAGATCGTCGCCGGGCTGGACATGGACTTCCAGGGACTCGTCTCGGACCGGCCCAAGCCGGTCGGCTACCTGTTCCAGGCGTCCCGTCTCCTGCCATGGCTGACGGCGCTCCAGAACTTGGAGGTCGTCTTGCCTCGTTCGCGCGGCGGGGCCCGCGAATGGCTCTCGAGAATAGGCCTCGACGATGCGGCCCACCTTTACCCCTCCCATCTGTCGGTCGGCATGGCGCGGCGGATCGCCTTGGCGCGGGCGCTGTGCGTCGAACCTCGCCTCCTTCTTCTGGACGAACCCTTCGCCGCCCTCGACCGGGACACGGCCCGGCAGATGCAGGCCCTCGTCCGCGAGGAGGTCGCCCGGCTCGGAGCGACGCTGCTCATCGCGACGCATTCGTGGAGCGACGTCGCGGCACTGGTTGAGAGAACCGTCACCTTGGGAGGCGCCCCAGCCGGCATCGTCGAGGATTCGCCCGTGCGGCAAAGGAGGGCGGGCGAGTGA
- a CDS encoding SlyX family protein, which yields MSEMEDPHARIDALEMRIAYQDRALDDLNRAVLEQWKQIDSLTRQVANLIDRVREAEESAGTSPRSEPPPPHY from the coding sequence ATGAGCGAGATGGAAGACCCGCACGCCCGCATCGACGCCCTGGAGATGCGGATCGCCTATCAGGACCGGGCGCTCGATGATCTCAACAGGGCCGTTCTGGAGCAGTGGAAGCAGATCGACTCCCTCACCCGGCAGGTGGCGAACCTGATCGACCGTGTCCGGGAGGCGGAGGAGAGCGCCGGCACCTCCCCCAGAAGCGAGCCGCCCCCTCCGCACTACTGA
- a CDS encoding rhodanese-related sulfurtransferase → MTYKVAALYQFVALPDFQRLRDPLRHLCEGLGLKGTLLLAPEGINGTVAGPGAGIDSLVTELREGSLFGGRLDNLELKFSRAATLPFGRMKVRLKKEIVTIGDPSVDPTRAVGTYVAAGAWNDLVDDPEVLLLDTRNRFEVEMGTFENAVDPGLSRFSDFRAYVERDLDPRRHRKVAMFCTGGIRCEKASAFMLSRGFEAVYHLKGGILRYLEEIPESESRWNGACFVFDERVALGHGLVPSMAHHTKGTGR, encoded by the coding sequence ATGACGTACAAAGTCGCCGCCCTTTATCAATTCGTCGCCCTGCCCGATTTCCAGCGCCTGCGGGATCCGCTCCGGCACCTCTGCGAAGGACTGGGACTGAAGGGGACGCTGCTCCTGGCCCCGGAGGGGATCAACGGGACCGTCGCCGGCCCGGGCGCAGGCATCGACTCTCTCGTGACCGAACTTCGGGAAGGGAGCCTGTTCGGTGGCCGGCTCGACAACCTGGAACTGAAGTTCTCGCGAGCCGCAACCCTGCCCTTCGGACGCATGAAGGTCCGATTGAAGAAGGAGATTGTCACCATCGGCGACCCATCGGTGGACCCCACCCGCGCGGTCGGCACCTATGTGGCGGCGGGCGCCTGGAACGACCTCGTCGACGATCCGGAGGTGCTCCTGCTCGATACGCGCAACCGCTTCGAGGTGGAGATGGGCACTTTCGAGAACGCCGTCGATCCGGGCCTCTCCCGCTTCAGCGACTTCCGCGCCTATGTCGAGCGGGATCTCGACCCGAGGAGGCACAGGAAGGTCGCGATGTTCTGCACGGGCGGCATCCGGTGCGAGAAGGCCAGCGCCTTCATGCTCTCCCGCGGCTTCGAGGCCGTCTATCACCTCAAAGGGGGCATTCTGAGATACCTTGAGGAGATTCCCGAATCCGAAAGCCGCTGGAACGGCGCCTGCTTCGTTTTCGACGAGCGCGTTGCCTTGGGGCACGGTCTGGTGCCTTCCATGGCCCACCATACGAAGGGGACTGGCCGATGA
- a CDS encoding 3-methyl-2-oxobutanoate dehydrogenase (2-methylpropanoyl-transferring) subunit alpha, translated as MTSYGPLTLHVPEPAVRPGGTPDFSNVKIPKAGAVPRPEVDADPESIRDLAYSIIRVLNRSGEAVGPWAGLLSDEELLEGMRHMMTLRAFDARMLTAQRQGKTSFYMQHLGEEAISCAFRKALSPGDMNFPTYRQAGLLIAGGYSMVDMMCQVYSNSRDPLKGRQLPIMYSAKDHGFFTISGNLATQFVQAVGWAMASAIKNDTRIAAAWIGDGSTAESDFHAGLVFASTYKAPVVLNIVNNQWAISTFQGIARGGSGTFAARGLGFGLPSLRVDGNDYLAVYAVAKWAVERARRNLGPTLIEYVTYRVGAHSTSDDPSAYRPKTESDAWPLGDPIIRLKNHLIVRGVWSEERHKQAEAEILDAVIAAQKEAESYGTLHAGGKPSAKDMFEGVYAEMPPHLRRQRQQAGV; from the coding sequence ATGACAAGCTACGGACCGCTGACCCTTCATGTTCCCGAACCCGCCGTCCGGCCGGGAGGGACGCCGGACTTCTCCAACGTGAAGATCCCCAAGGCCGGAGCCGTTCCCCGGCCGGAGGTGGATGCCGATCCCGAGAGCATTCGGGACCTTGCCTATTCGATCATTCGCGTCCTCAACCGCAGCGGAGAGGCGGTCGGACCCTGGGCCGGCCTTCTGAGCGACGAGGAACTGCTCGAGGGCATGCGTCACATGATGACGCTGAGGGCGTTCGACGCCCGCATGCTCACGGCCCAGCGGCAGGGCAAGACGTCCTTCTATATGCAGCATCTCGGCGAAGAGGCGATCAGCTGCGCCTTCCGCAAGGCTCTGTCTCCGGGAGACATGAATTTTCCGACCTACCGCCAGGCCGGGCTCCTGATCGCCGGGGGCTATTCCATGGTCGACATGATGTGTCAGGTCTATTCGAATTCCCGCGACCCCCTCAAAGGGCGGCAGCTGCCGATCATGTACTCCGCGAAGGACCATGGGTTCTTCACCATCTCCGGCAATCTCGCGACGCAGTTCGTGCAGGCGGTAGGATGGGCGATGGCCTCCGCCATCAAGAACGACACCAGGATCGCGGCGGCCTGGATCGGCGACGGTTCGACGGCGGAATCGGACTTCCACGCCGGACTCGTCTTCGCGTCCACCTACAAGGCGCCCGTCGTGCTCAACATCGTCAACAACCAGTGGGCGATCTCGACCTTCCAGGGCATCGCCAGAGGAGGCTCGGGCACCTTCGCCGCGCGGGGCCTCGGCTTCGGCCTGCCTTCGCTGCGGGTGGACGGGAACGACTATCTCGCCGTCTACGCGGTCGCGAAATGGGCGGTGGAGCGCGCACGCCGCAACCTGGGCCCGACGCTCATCGAATACGTCACCTATCGCGTCGGCGCGCACTCGACCTCCGACGACCCCTCGGCCTACCGTCCGAAGACGGAATCGGACGCATGGCCGCTCGGGGATCCGATCATTCGCCTGAAGAACCACCTCATCGTCCGCGGCGTCTGGTCGGAAGAGCGGCACAAGCAGGCGGAGGCCGAGATTCTCGACGCCGTCATCGCCGCGCAGAAGGAGGCCGAGAGCTACGGGACGCTGCACGCGGGCGGGAAGCCTTCGGCGAAGGACATGTTCGAGGGCGTCTATGCCGAGATGCCTCCACATCTGCGCAGGCAGCGCCAGCAGGCCGGAGTCTGA
- a CDS encoding alpha-ketoacid dehydrogenase subunit beta — protein MARMTMVEAIRDAMDVMMARDENVVVFGEDVGYFGGVFRCTQGLQQKYGKTRCFDTPISESGIVGAAIGMAAYGLRPCVEIQFADYMYPAYDQIVSEAARLRYRSNGQFTCPLVVRMPTGGGIFGGQTHSQSPEALFTHVAGLKTVVPSNPYDAKGLLIAAIEDPDPVIFLEPKRLYNGPFDGHHDRPVTPWSKHELSEVPAGYFTVPLGKASVVREGTAVTVLAYGTMVYVAQAAAAETNVDAEIIDLRTLLPLDMDTIVASVKKTGRCVVVHEATLTSGFGAELSALVQEACFYQLEAPVARVTGWDTPYPHAQEWDYFPGPARVGRALVETVEG, from the coding sequence ATGGCAAGGATGACGATGGTCGAGGCGATCCGCGACGCCATGGACGTGATGATGGCGCGGGACGAGAACGTCGTGGTCTTCGGCGAGGACGTCGGCTATTTCGGCGGCGTGTTCCGCTGCACGCAAGGACTTCAGCAGAAATATGGCAAGACGCGCTGCTTCGACACGCCGATCAGCGAATCGGGGATCGTCGGCGCCGCCATCGGTATGGCGGCCTACGGCCTCAGACCCTGCGTCGAGATCCAGTTCGCCGACTACATGTACCCCGCCTATGACCAGATCGTGTCCGAGGCGGCCCGGCTGCGCTACCGCTCCAACGGCCAGTTCACTTGCCCTTTGGTGGTGCGGATGCCGACTGGCGGCGGCATCTTCGGAGGCCAGACGCACAGCCAGAGCCCCGAGGCGCTCTTCACCCACGTCGCCGGACTGAAGACGGTCGTTCCGTCGAATCCCTACGACGCCAAAGGGCTTCTGATCGCCGCTATCGAGGATCCGGACCCGGTGATCTTCCTGGAGCCGAAGCGGCTCTACAACGGCCCGTTCGACGGCCACCACGACCGTCCCGTGACGCCTTGGTCCAAGCACGAGCTGAGCGAGGTTCCGGCCGGCTATTTCACCGTTCCCCTCGGCAAGGCGTCGGTGGTGCGCGAGGGAACGGCCGTCACCGTGCTCGCCTACGGGACCATGGTCTACGTCGCCCAGGCCGCGGCGGCGGAAACGAATGTCGATGCGGAGATCATCGATCTGAGGACCCTGCTTCCCCTCGACATGGACACCATCGTCGCATCGGTGAAGAAAACCGGGCGGTGCGTCGTCGTCCACGAAGCGACGCTCACATCCGGCTTCGGGGCCGAGCTCTCCGCGCTCGTCCAGGAAGCGTGCTTCTATCAACTGGAGGCGCCGGTCGCGCGCGTCACGGGATGGGATACGCCCTATCCGCATGCCCAGGAGTGGGACTACTTCCCGGGGCCGGCCCGGGTCGGACGCGCCTTGGTCGAGACGGTGGAGGGCTGA